A genome region from Conger conger chromosome 16, fConCon1.1, whole genome shotgun sequence includes the following:
- the LOC133114213 gene encoding interleukin-21 receptor-like, whose protein sequence is MKLLLAILWACCHEMVFLQACTEKAGRQASDNGLTCVTNYWFRISCVLNATVQPLNKERSHWLKFQHCAENDAEFECQLVKVGQDFSCSVQAEIKEQESFISADLFKVTLHSQRSGHETRLLINSTFRPASNVKPDAPNNLTVVRNSGGYLFTWNSNYESHPYRSFIKKLQYKLLYHRTGSPDQAIIVEPMVKTQQIDDDNLETDTEYTAVVCSFVRDNQQKQCSEWSPPVNWRSKSKPDVLAVRDWEKITLLWNIVLPMCVIAGILLCFFFSPTVRLKIKVWSVIPTPAPYFQPLFTSYKGNFRSWLVSQGGPEEPLKMEDVQEIDRVREAQPLQGEESCPPAPAPHSCPTPYVTPGDDGWCMGSPAPSPTLRDPPDTLLPLSLLKVCLAEIFGSQSLGLVLAGEGDWENEKVMLGEGANEKVMAGEGESEKVLAGEREWVCEDPRPSLDCCSPQDALTSPHGGPSTRLDYCTLSVLNNEFVSRSPTPGTLTDPHNELSPETPGTLTDPHNELIPETPCTLTDPHNELIPETPCTLTDPHNELIPETPCTLTDPHNELIPETPGTLSDPHNELIPETPGTLSVPNNELVPGILKPSTLTDSHNELVPKTLI, encoded by the exons ATGAAGCTGTTGTTGGCCATCCTGTGGGCATGCTGCCATGAAATGGTCTTCCTACAGGCCTGTACAGAAAAAGCTGGACGTCAAG CTTCGGACAATGGCCTCACTTGTGTGACTAATTATTGGTTCAGAATAAGTTGTGTGCTGAACGCCACAGTACAACCTCTCAATAAGGAGCGGTCCCATTGGCTGAAATTTCAACACTGCGCTGAAAA TGATGCAGAATTTGAATGTCAGCTGGTGAAAGTAGGGCAGGATTTCAGCTGCTCCGTTCAGGCTGAAATCAAAGAACAGGAATCATTTATTTCAGCGGATCTTTTCAAAGTAACTCTCCATTCCCAAAGGAGTGGACATGAAACCCGATTATTAATTAATTCTACATTCCGACCCGCATCTAATG TAAAACCAGATGCTCCAAACAATCTGACTGTTGTCAGGAATTCCGGCGGTTACCTGTTTACCTGGAATAGTAATTACGAGAGCCATCCGTATCGATCATTCATCAAAAAACTACAGTATAAGCTGTTGTACCACAGAACTGGGTCCCCAGATCAA GCAATTATAGTCGAACCAATGGTGAAAACACAGCAAATTGATGATGACAATCTAGAAACAGACACTGAATACACTGCAGTTGTGTGCTCTTTTGTTCGGGACAATCAACAAAAACAGTGCAGTGAGTGGAGTCCCCCGGTAAACTGGAGGTCAAAGTCCAAGCCAG ATGTGTTGGCAGTGAGAGATTGGGAAAAGATCACATTACTGTGGAATATAGTGTTACCCATGTGTGTTATTGCCGGGATCCTGCTGTGTTTCTTCTTCAGTCCCACAGTTAG GTTAAAGATAAAAGTCTGGTCTGTTATACCAACACCTGCTCCCTACTTTCAGCCACTCTTCACAAGCTACAAAGGAAATTTCAGG AGCTGGCTGGTGTCCCAGGGTGGTCCAGAAGAACCACTCAAAATGGAGGATGTGCAGGAGATTGACAGAGTCAGGGAGGCCCAGCCACTGCAGGGGGAGGAGTCTTGCCCTCCAGCCCCTGCCCCTCACTCCTGTCCCACTCCTTACGTCACCCCCGGTGATGACGGCTGGTGCATGGggagccccgcccccagccccaCCCTCAGGGACCCCCCTGACACACTCCTGCCTCTGTCCCTGCTGAAGGTCTGCTTAGCAGAGATATTTGGCTCGCAGTCTCTGGGCCTGGTTTTGGCTGGTGAGGGAGACTGGGAGAATGAGAAGGTTatgttgggggagggggcgaATGAGAAGGTTatggcgggggagggggagagtgagaaggTTTTGGCGGGTGAAAGGGAATGGGTGTGTGAGGACCCCAGGCCCAGTCTTGACTGCTGCTCGCCCCAGGATGCCCTGACCTCCCCACATGGTGGCCCGTCcacccgcctggactattgcaccCTCTCAGTACTAAACAATGAGTTTGTGTCGAGGTCACCCACACCCGGCACCCTTACAGACCCACACAATGAGCTCAGCCCCGAGACACCCGGCACCCTTACAGACCCACACAATGAGCTCATCCCCGAGACACCCTGCACCCTTACAGACCCACACAATGAGCTCATCCCCGAGACACCCTGCACCCTTACAGACCCACACAATGAGCTCATCCCTGAGACACCCTGCACCCTTACAGACCCACACAATGAGCTCATCCCTGAGACACCCGGCACCCTCTCAGACCCACACAATGAGCTCATCCCCGAGACACCCGGCACCCTCTCAGTCCCGAACAATGAGCTCGTCCCTGGAATACTCAAACCCTCCACCCTCACAGACTCTCACAATGAACTCGTCCCCAAGACACTGATATAG